Genomic DNA from Persephonella sp.:
CTCTCTATATTTACGTTAGTAAATCCTTACTATTTTTATTTATTTTGCAATATCTTAAGTTCAAAATCAAAAGATTTACTTTTTTTAATTTTCTATCCACCTTTGTTTTGCCACCTCCCACAAGGCTATGGCTGTTGCTGAAGAAACATTTAAGGAGGTTACTTTTCCTTTCATAGGTATGGTAGCTATAAGATCTGAAGTCTCAAGAACAGATTTTGAAACACCTTTTCCTTCGGAGCCTAATACAACAGCAAGGGGAAAAGGAAAACTTATCTTTTGTATAGGTTTTCCTCCCTTCTCTACAGAAACTACCCATCCCCCCTTTTTCTTAAATTTATTAAGAAATTGTCGGAGGCTTCCAACTTTAGATATAGGAAGATAAAATACAGCTCCTGTTGATGCTTTTATGACTGTTTCGTTTATTGGAGAACTTCTTTCTCTTGGAATTACAATACCGTCAACACCGAGCACCTCGGCTGTTCTTATCATATTCCCCACATTCTGTGGGTCTGTTATGTGATCCATTACAAGAATTACCCCTCCAGTTTCTGTTATTTTATCTATTAAACTGTTTTCTTCAAGATACTCAACCGGACTTACAAGTGCAGCGACACCCTGCGTCTTTTTTGTTCCGGCAATATCTTCAACCTTCTTTCTGGGAACTTTCTGTATCTTAACCTTATTTTTCTCGGCAAGTTTTACTAACTCTTTTGGCGGATGGGAGTCATGGGCAACCAATATTTTCTCAAGGCTTTTGCCTGATCTTAAAGCTTCTATAATGGGATTTCTGCCCCAAATAACAAAACTTTTTTCTTCCATTTATAAATCCTTATACCATATTAGAATAACTATTCTAAACAAATTTTACATTGATTTTAATCAAAGGGAAATCAGTATAGCTTTTCTCCAGTTTTTATGTGATATCCCCTTACTGCATCATCTCCAGATATAGGTTTTGAATTGGGAAACTGGAGTTTCTTTATCAGAATTTTTCCCTTTCCTGTCTGAACTACAAATCCCTTCCCTTTTATTATCTGCACAACCTCCCCGGGGTTTCCTGTGGCATTTTCATCTAAAACTTCAGCTTCAAGTATTTTGATCTGTTTATCCCTGAAATTCGTGAAGGCTTTCGGCCACACCTTTAGAGCTCTTATCTGGTTAAATATCTCCCTTGCTGATCTGTTCCAGTCTATCCTGCCTTCTTCTTTTTTTATAGGCTTGGCATAGGTTGCTTTTGAGTCCTCCTGAGGTGCTTTTGTTATTTCTCCTTTTTCTATCTTATTGAGAACATCTATCAAAAGGTCTGCTCCGGCTTTTGCAAGTTTATTGTGGACAGTTGTTATGTCATCTTCTTCTAAGATGGGTATCTCAACACAGCTGTATATGTCGCCTGCATCCAACTGCTCTGTTATCTCCATTATGCATACACCTGTTTTTTTCTTTCCGTCCATTATTGCCCTGTGTATAGGGGCTGCTCCTCTGTATTCAGGCAGGAGTGAGGCATGGACATTTACTGTTTTATATTTTGGAAGTTCAATAATCTCTTTTGGCAGTATCTTCCCATAAGCTACGACAACAAATATATCAGGCTCAAGTCTTTTTAACTCTTCATAAAGCTCTTTATTACTTTTAACCTTTTCAGGCTGTAACACTGGAATACCGTGTTCTTGGGCAACAACTTTTACAGGTGGAGGGGTTAACTTCTTTCCTCTGCCTTTAGGTTTATCCGGCTGGGTAATAACAGCCACTACTTGATGTTTTGAGTTCAGCAATGCCTTCAAACTTTCTACAGCAAATTCCGGTGTGCCCCAAAAAACTACTCTCAATCTAACCTCCTTTTATATTTATTGTAATATATCTAAACAGGTAATATGATTATAATTGAGGAAGGTTGGAGGTTGTAGTTGCTTAAATATCTGATGATATCCCTCGCCGGTTTTTTAGGTTCGTACCACTGTGTTGGTATGTGCGGTTTTATTCCTCCTTTGATCCAACATAGAAGCTGGCTTTTGGGAAATATACTTTACTCTTCAGGCAGAATATTTACCTACTCTTTTTTAGGTTTTATAGCAGGTTATGCAGGAATGGTTTTTCACAATATTCAGTTTCAGATGTTCCAAAAGTTTCTTTCTGTATTTCTTGGGATAGCAATGATAATTTTTGGTCTTCAGATTACAGGAAGAATTAAAGAGCAGGGTGTTCCGGGACTTGATCTGATCTTTACTACTATTGCTGAGATTTTATCTAAGTTCAGAAGAAATCCATTTTTCCTGGGAATGTTTAACGGATTTCTGCCCTGTCCCCTCGTTTATGCATTTTTGATGCAGTCAATGTTTGAAGGGTCTCCTCTAAAAGGTATGCTTGTGATGTTTGCCTTTGGTGTGGGGACAGTGCCTGCAATGCTTTTTGCAAGTAAGATATTCCATATCTTTTCTCCTAAATTGAGAAAAAGGCTGGCATCATTTTCAGGAATTATTGTTGTTCTTTTTGGTATCTGGGCAATTTTGAGGGCTTTTGGTATAGGACACCACCATTAGGAGGAAATTATGATACAGAAAGCTGTTGTAAGGTCTTTTGGGGCTGCAAAAACTGTTACAGGATCATGCCATCTTCTTGAGGTGGGAAATCTGAAAATACTTGTAGATTGCGGTATGTTTCAGGGTCATGATGAGAATAAAAATTATGAGGATTTTGGATTTAATCCTGCAGATATTGATTACCTTATCGTAACCCACGCCCATATAGATCATATAGGAAGAATTCCCCTTCTTGTGAAAAGAGGTTTTCGTGGGAAAATAATATCAACAGATCCCACAAGACATATAGCAAGGATAATGCTTCTTGATGCTGCTAAAGTTATGGAGGAGGAGTACAAAGTATTATACAGAAAAGCCCTGAGAAGGGGACACCCTGAGGAGGTCAGACCTCCTCTTTATGATGAAGATGATGTTTATGATGCTATGGAACATTTTAGGATTACACTTGATTACCACCAGCCTTTTGAAATAACAGATTATCTGACTGTGACTTTCAAAAATGCAGGACACATATTAGGATCAGCCTACCTTGAGATAAAACTAAAAATAAACGGCAGGTGGAAAAAGATTATATTTTCCGGAGACCTTGGTATGAAAGAGAGGCTTATAATAAAGCCTCTTGAATTTTCAAACGACGGTCAGATTATCTTCACCGAATCAACATACGGAAATAGAAAACACAAATCCCTCAAAGAAACCATCACCGAATTCAAACAAGCGATAGAAGAAAGTTTTAAAAATGGGGGAAACATAATTATCCCAACATTTGCTCTGGAAAGGGCACAGGAGATACTTTATGTGCTCAGGCATATGTATGACAGGGGAGAACTTCCAAAGTGTAAGGTTTTCCTTGACAGTCCACTTGCGATCTCTGCTACAAAAATATTTCTCCAGTTTCCTGAATATTTTAATGAAGCAACCAGAAAAATGGTTAAGGAAGGCAAAAATCCTTTTATATTCCCGTATGTCCATTTCACCACCACTGTTGAGGAATCAAAAATGATTAACTCTATAGACTCAGGGGCAATCATACTGGCAGGAAGCGGTATGTGCACAGGTGGAAGGATAAAACACCACCTTAAACATAATCTGTGGAGACCTGAATCTTCTGTTATATTTGTAGGATATCAGGCAAGGGGGACACTCGGAAGATTAATTGTTGACGGGGCAAAGACAGTGAAGATATACGGTGAAGAGATAGCAGTAAAATCTAAAATATATACTATAAACGGTTTCTCTTCACATGCAGACCAGTCTGTCTTAATGGAATGGATTGATAATTTTGAGAACAGAGAGATCGTTTACATAGTTCACGGTGAGCCTAAAGTGATGGAGGTGTTCAAAGAAAAGATAAAGTCTAAACTCTCTGTCAAAACTCATATTGTTGAAAAATGGGAAAGTATATTTATTACATAAGCTGGTATAATATTAAAAATTTTTTCAGGAGGTATTTGATGAGCTTAGAACAGGAACTTTTAAAAGATGACAAGCTTGTTATAGGGGATAAAGAGTTTTCATCAAGGCTTATAGTTGGTTCAGGAAAATATAAAGATTTTGAGGAAACAGCAAAGGCAACAGAAGCTTCCGGTGCCCAGATGATAACAGTTGCAGTTAGAAGGGTTAATATAACAGATCCAGATAAACCAAACCTCCTTGATTATATAGACACATCAAAGGTTATGATACTTCCAAACACAGCCGGCTGTTATACAGCAGAGGAGGCTGTTCTTACTGCTAAGCTTGCAAGGGAAGCCTTAGGACATGGTTTTGTTAAACTTGAAGTAATAGGGGATCAAAAAACGCTTTATCCAGATATGGTTGAAACCCTTAAAGCTGCCGAAATCCTTGTGAAAGAAGGTTTTACAGTTCTTCCATACATAACAGACGATCCGGTTATGGCTAAGAAGTTTGAGGATATAGGCTGTGCTGCTGTTATGCCTCTGGCGGCTCCAATAGGATCAGGTCTTGGACTTCAAAATCCTTACAACATAATCTTTATAAAAGAGGCTGTTTCTGTTCCTGTCATAGTCGATGCTGGTATTGGAACAGCATCAGATGCATCTGTTGTTATGGAGCTTGGGGTTGACGGTGTTCTTATGAACACAGCTATAGCACAGGCTAAAGATCCTATAAAAATGGCTGTTGCTATGAAACATGCTGTAATAGCAGGAAGACTTGCGTATCTTGCAGGAAGAATACCGAAAAAGATGTATGCATCAGCCTCATCACCTGTTGAAGGCATGATCGGAAGGTAAGTTGGCAGTTATTATAATCCCTGCAAGAAAAGGATCAACAAGGCTTAGGAACAAACTTTTGCTTGAAGTTAAGGGCAAACCTGTTATACAGTGGACAGCAGAGAACTGCCTAAAAGTTAAAAATGCTGAAAAGGTTATAGTTGCAACAGACTCAGAAGATATAGCAAAGATTTTTGCCGGTTCTCCGATTGAGGCTGTTTTAACACCTTCAGACTTGAAAAGTGGAAGCGACAGGGTTGCTTATGTGGCAAAGGATATTGATCAAGAAAAAATAATAAATGTTCAGGGAGATGAGCCTCTTCTTCTTCCTGAGGATATACAGAAGGTTATTGATGGGCTTGATGATGCCCAGATCACAACACTGTCCTTCCCAATAAACAATGAGGAAGAATACATAAATCCCAATGTTGTAAAAGTTGTTACAGACAGGGAAGGTTATGCCCTGTATTTTTCAAGAAGTCCAATCCCTTTTTACAGGGATATTGATTTTTCCCAGATGCTTAGAGAGTTCAAAAATCCAGTGATGAAGCATATAGGTGTTTATGGATACAGAAAAGATGCACTTATGGATTTTGCATACAGACTTAAGCCTTCAGTTTATGAGCAGATTGAAAGGCTTGAACAGTTAAGACTGCTTGAGAATGGATACAGGATAAAGGTTTTCACTGCACAGAAGGATACATTAGGGATAGACACAGAGGAAGATTTTGAAAAGTTTTGCCGTATTATAGGCTAACCTCTTTTTTCAGGGGGTATATACCTTATGTTGTGTCCCCCGTCATAAATTTGTGTTGGTCTGAAAAGTTTATTTTCTTTAAGGTATTCTTTACAATGGGCTATCCAACCTGATATTCTTGCCATTGCGAAAACAGGTGTATAAAATGATGGAGGAATTCCCAATATGTTGTAAAGGACACCTGAATAGAAATCTATGTTAGGGTATATCTTTTTATCTTTCAATCTTTCAAGACCAGCTTTCTCAAACTCAACAGCCGTTTTATACAGTCTGTTTTCTTCGTCGGATACCTCCTGAAGCATTCTTTTAATTATCAATGCCCTTGGATCGTGAGTTTTGTATACTCTATGCCCAAATCCCATTATCCTTTCTTTATTTTTAAGTTTTTGATCAATGATCTGTGGAATGTCCTCTATTTTGTCTATCTGGGAGAGCATGTAATAAACCCTTTCATTTGCTCCACCGTGCAGTCTTCCTGATAAAGAACCTACAGCAGATGAAACACAGGAGTAAAAATCTGCAAGTGTTGATACAACGACTATAGCTGTAAATGTTGAAGCATTTATTGTATGTTCTGCATGAAGTATAAGACATTTATCAAATATTTCCCCTTCTTTTCTCTCAGGTTTTTCACCTCTCATCATATAAAGGAAGTTTTCACCGTAAGACAGCCTGAAATCAGGCTCAACTATCTCTTTGTTTTCTGATATTCTTTTCCATGCTGCTATAACAGTGGGAACCTGACCTAAAAGTCTTGTTAATGATGAGTAGTGGTGTTTCTCATCGAGAACATCTTTGTTTGTATCAAAAGCTGATAAAATAGGGATTATTGATTGGAGAACTTTCATAGGGTGTGTATCCTTTGGGATATCTTTCAAAAATTTTATTATTGAGCTGTCTATCTGGAGATTGTTTTTTACGTCGCACACAAACTCGTCATACTCTCTTTGGGAAGGTAGTTTTCCAAATACGAGAAGGTAAGAGACCTCAAGAAAGTTTGATTTTTCAACAAGCTCCTCAATAGGAATTCCTCTGTATTCAAGGATACCCTTCTGTCCATCTATATAACTGATTGATGATCTAACTACAGGTATGCCTGCAAGCCCTGAATAAACCTCCATAATTCCCTCCAGACCTTTTGAGATTAAATCTAATTTTTAAAAATCCACAGGCAACTACTTTCTTCTCATTAAAAATATTTCCCCTATGCTGCCAGCGATTACATAAATCCATACCACACTTCCCATATAAAGCCTGTCCTGAAATGTAAGCACAATAAGAATAATCAAAAGCAAAAATGAGTATATAAGAAATGGAACAGCCTCTGAGGGCTTATTAAACAGCGTTTCAAAGCTGTAGTTTCCATTTTTCATCTCTTTAAGCAAAAACGCTGTAGCTCCTGCACCTATACCCAGTGAAATATAAAATAGATACTCATTCTGAAGATCAGGATAAATGCTCATAATCAGAGCGACCCATAATGGAAGATCCTGAAGAAGTTCGCCGATAAAAACTCTTGTATTCATTATCTTAACGGCTCTTTTGCAGTTTCTTTTAGCGTAATACCAGCTATAAATGCAATAGAGGCAGCAAATATAAGATAAAATGCCGGTGAGTTGATATCACCTGTTATTTTTATAAGGTAGGTTGATATTAATGGAGCTGTTCCCCCAAATATTGCAAAGGGGAGGTTATAGCCTATTGAATAACCGGTGTTTCTTATCTGTGTTGGGAATATCTCAACAAGGGTTGTGGGCAGTATAGACATAAACCCAGCAACAACAACTGCAAAGACTATCTGTCCTATCAGTGCGTTTTCAACCGATCCTGATGAAACAAATTTAAAAAGTGGATAGGAGGCAATAACTGTGAAGCCGGTTGAGAAAAGTATTATAGGCTTTCTCCCTATCTTGTCTGACAGCCAACCAAAAAATGGTATAAGCACTGCAAGAACAACCATGCTGATTGTGTTGATGGTAAGGGCTGTAGATTTTGGAAATTTAACAAAAACAGTTAGATGATTTGCTATGTAAACAAAGATTGTGTAAAAGCCAACAGCCTGAAATGTGCTTAAAGAAAAAGTTTTTACAAACTCTTTACGGGCTTTTTTAAAAACATCAACAAGAGGCTGTTTATCTATCATCTCTTCATACTCAAGCTCAAGGAATTTGGGAGTTTCATCTATATTTTTTCTAACATAATAGCCCACCAGTCCAAGGAGTATTCCTGTGAAAAAAAGCACCCTCCAGCCCCATGAATAAAGATCATCTTCTGGAAGAATTTTTGTTATCACAGCACCTGATGCTGAGCCAAGAAGTATCCCAACCACAGCCCCAAGTATCCCCACACTGCCGAAAAGACCCCTTCTGTCCTGAGGTGCATGTTCCACAATAAAAGATACAGACGTGGTATATTCCCCTCCTACAGAAAGCCCCTGAAAAAGCTTAAGTAGAATTAAAAGTATAGGTGCCAAAATTCCGATCTGGGCATATGTCGGTAGAAGTCCAATAGCAGTAGTGGAGAAAGCCATAAGTAGTATAGATATCGTTAATGCTTTTTTTCTGCCATATTTGTCGCCTATCTGTCCAAAAAGAACAGCTCCAACCGGTCTCATAACAAATCCAACAGCAAAAGCTCCAAAAGATTTCAGAAGGGAAACTGTAGGATCTTCTGAAGGAAAGAAAAGCTCTCCGATAATAACAGCAAGAAAACCATAAACAACAAAATCATACCATTCCAATACATTACCTACCATTCCGGCAAATAATGTCTTAGAATGTTTTTTCATTTATGCATCCACCCTGAAGTCTTCTTCATCAAGTAGCAGGTTTTCAAGTATCAGATCAGGAACAAGTTCCTTGTCATCAAAATTTTCTAAAACCTCAAGGTATATCTGGGCTGTTTGTCTGTTTGGGTATTTTTCTTTTAGATATTTTTTGAGCATCTTGATTGTGACAGTTTTGTTGTTTTTTGCCAGTTCAGACATTACCCGATTTTACCTTTAAGATTTTTTATCATTCTGTCGCTTGCGATTTTGTATCTTATGTCTCTTTTTGCAAGTTTTTCCATCTCAGATTTTATGTATTTTTCAGCCTCATCTGTTGCCGTTTTGTAGCCAAGGACATACGCTGTAAGAGCCAGAATTGCAAAACCTGTAAACTCAACAACCTTTGATGCTATAACGTTGGGTATAAAAAGACCTCCAACAGCAAGCAGAATTCCAACAGCAAGAAATATCTTCCAATACTTTAGAAGAAAGTTTGCTAACATTACAACCTCTGACAAATTTTTTCAAGAGATATATATAATATCAGATAATTCTGTTCAATATCTACAGGTTTCTGACAAACAAAAATGATATAACAGGTATTATCTCAAGTCTTCCAAATATCATCTCAAAGGAAAGCACAAGCTTTTCAAAGTCTGAAAATGAACTGAAGTTTGATGCAGGACCAACCTCTCCAAGACCTGGACCTAAGCTGGTAATGCAGGCGACAGAAGCAGAGAAAGATGTTATAAGATCGTGACCTCCAATAGTTAGTATAAAACCAAAAAACAGCAAAGAAAAAAGATAAAGGGACAAAAAAGCCCAGAATGTATTTACTGTAGAAATATCAAGGGGTTTCCCTTTTATGTAAGGTTTGTACACAATTTTTGGGTGAATGATCCTTTTAATCTCACCGGTTACGACTTTCAATATAAAAATAAGCCTGAAGATCTTAATTCCTCCTCCTGTTGAACCTCCTACAGCCCCTATCAATGTTATTATCATCATCAGAGACAGTATGGAAGGGTGCCAGTTTGTATAATCAGCTGTTGAAAAACCTGTTGTTGTTGCGGCAGAAACAATCTGAAAAAGACCGTATCTAAGGCTTTCTGAAATGCTGTTATAAGTGTTTGTTTCATACAGTATGAATGTTGCAAAAGCTGTTGAAAAAAGTATTATTCCTGTATAAACGATAACCTCAGAATCTGCAAAAAATCTCTTTATTGATCCTGTCTTAAAAGCTATGTAATAAAGCTGAAGATTTACTGCTCCAAGAAACATAAAAACTGTTATTATTATCTCAGCATATACATTATGTAATGCCGAAACACTTGCGTTATAAGGAGCAAAACCTCCTGTGGCAACTGTTGAAAATGTAAAAGCAGCAGCATCATAAAGATTACACCCTGTTAAAAGCAGGAGTATTATCTGGACTAAAGTCAGCATCAGATAAACAGATATAACTATTTTTGATACCTCTTTCACCCTCGGTTCAACTCTTTCCTCAATTATTTTTGATGATTCAAACTTAACAATTGCTCTTCCTACAGGCATCTTTGTTGACAAAAATGAAACAGCCAGAACTACAAAACCAACTCCACCTACCCAGTTTGTTATACTTCTCAGAAGTAAAAGGCTCTTAGGAAGTTCTTCTATGTCTGTCAATATAGAAGCACCTGTTGTTGTAAATCCTGAAACCGATTCAAAGTAAGAATCTATAGGATCATGTATATATCCGCTTAATTCGTAGCTTAATGTTGTAAGCAGTGGGAATATAAACCATATT
This window encodes:
- the rlmB gene encoding 23S rRNA (guanosine(2251)-2'-O)-methyltransferase RlmB produces the protein MEEKSFVIWGRNPIIEALRSGKSLEKILVAHDSHPPKELVKLAEKNKVKIQKVPRKKVEDIAGTKKTQGVAALVSPVEYLEENSLIDKITETGGVILVMDHITDPQNVGNMIRTAEVLGVDGIVIPRERSSPINETVIKASTGAVFYLPISKVGSLRQFLNKFKKKGGWVVSVEKGGKPIQKISFPFPLAVVLGSEGKGVSKSVLETSDLIATIPMKGKVTSLNVSSATAIALWEVAKQRWIEN
- the fmt gene encoding methionyl-tRNA formyltransferase, with the protein product MRVVFWGTPEFAVESLKALLNSKHQVVAVITQPDKPKGRGKKLTPPPVKVVAQEHGIPVLQPEKVKSNKELYEELKRLEPDIFVVVAYGKILPKEIIELPKYKTVNVHASLLPEYRGAAPIHRAIMDGKKKTGVCIMEITEQLDAGDIYSCVEIPILEEDDITTVHNKLAKAGADLLIDVLNKIEKGEITKAPQEDSKATYAKPIKKEEGRIDWNRSAREIFNQIRALKVWPKAFTNFRDKQIKILEAEVLDENATGNPGEVVQIIKGKGFVVQTGKGKILIKKLQFPNSKPISGDDAVRGYHIKTGEKLY
- a CDS encoding sulfite exporter TauE/SafE family protein, producing the protein MLKYLMISLAGFLGSYHCVGMCGFIPPLIQHRSWLLGNILYSSGRIFTYSFLGFIAGYAGMVFHNIQFQMFQKFLSVFLGIAMIIFGLQITGRIKEQGVPGLDLIFTTIAEILSKFRRNPFFLGMFNGFLPCPLVYAFLMQSMFEGSPLKGMLVMFAFGVGTVPAMLFASKIFHIFSPKLRKRLASFSGIIVVLFGIWAILRAFGIGHHH
- a CDS encoding MBL fold metallo-hydrolase; this translates as MIQKAVVRSFGAAKTVTGSCHLLEVGNLKILVDCGMFQGHDENKNYEDFGFNPADIDYLIVTHAHIDHIGRIPLLVKRGFRGKIISTDPTRHIARIMLLDAAKVMEEEYKVLYRKALRRGHPEEVRPPLYDEDDVYDAMEHFRITLDYHQPFEITDYLTVTFKNAGHILGSAYLEIKLKINGRWKKIIFSGDLGMKERLIIKPLEFSNDGQIIFTESTYGNRKHKSLKETITEFKQAIEESFKNGGNIIIPTFALERAQEILYVLRHMYDRGELPKCKVFLDSPLAISATKIFLQFPEYFNEATRKMVKEGKNPFIFPYVHFTTTVEESKMINSIDSGAIILAGSGMCTGGRIKHHLKHNLWRPESSVIFVGYQARGTLGRLIVDGAKTVKIYGEEIAVKSKIYTINGFSSHADQSVLMEWIDNFENREIVYIVHGEPKVMEVFKEKIKSKLSVKTHIVEKWESIFIT
- a CDS encoding thiazole synthase, whose protein sequence is MSLEQELLKDDKLVIGDKEFSSRLIVGSGKYKDFEETAKATEASGAQMITVAVRRVNITDPDKPNLLDYIDTSKVMILPNTAGCYTAEEAVLTAKLAREALGHGFVKLEVIGDQKTLYPDMVETLKAAEILVKEGFTVLPYITDDPVMAKKFEDIGCAAVMPLAAPIGSGLGLQNPYNIIFIKEAVSVPVIVDAGIGTASDASVVMELGVDGVLMNTAIAQAKDPIKMAVAMKHAVIAGRLAYLAGRIPKKMYASASSPVEGMIGR
- the kdsB gene encoding 3-deoxy-manno-octulosonate cytidylyltransferase, whose translation is MAVIIIPARKGSTRLRNKLLLEVKGKPVIQWTAENCLKVKNAEKVIVATDSEDIAKIFAGSPIEAVLTPSDLKSGSDRVAYVAKDIDQEKIINVQGDEPLLLPEDIQKVIDGLDDAQITTLSFPINNEEEYINPNVVKVVTDREGYALYFSRSPIPFYRDIDFSQMLREFKNPVMKHIGVYGYRKDALMDFAYRLKPSVYEQIERLEQLRLLENGYRIKVFTAQKDTLGIDTEEDFEKFCRIIG
- a CDS encoding citrate/2-methylcitrate synthase, with the translated sequence MEVYSGLAGIPVVRSSISYIDGQKGILEYRGIPIEELVEKSNFLEVSYLLVFGKLPSQREYDEFVCDVKNNLQIDSSIIKFLKDIPKDTHPMKVLQSIIPILSAFDTNKDVLDEKHHYSSLTRLLGQVPTVIAAWKRISENKEIVEPDFRLSYGENFLYMMRGEKPERKEGEIFDKCLILHAEHTINASTFTAIVVVSTLADFYSCVSSAVGSLSGRLHGGANERVYYMLSQIDKIEDIPQIIDQKLKNKERIMGFGHRVYKTHDPRALIIKRMLQEVSDEENRLYKTAVEFEKAGLERLKDKKIYPNIDFYSGVLYNILGIPPSFYTPVFAMARISGWIAHCKEYLKENKLFRPTQIYDGGHNIRYIPPEKRG
- a CDS encoding MFS transporter, which produces MKKHSKTLFAGMVGNVLEWYDFVVYGFLAVIIGELFFPSEDPTVSLLKSFGAFAVGFVMRPVGAVLFGQIGDKYGRKKALTISILLMAFSTTAIGLLPTYAQIGILAPILLILLKLFQGLSVGGEYTTSVSFIVEHAPQDRRGLFGSVGILGAVVGILLGSASGAVITKILPEDDLYSWGWRVLFFTGILLGLVGYYVRKNIDETPKFLELEYEEMIDKQPLVDVFKKARKEFVKTFSLSTFQAVGFYTIFVYIANHLTVFVKFPKSTALTINTISMVVLAVLIPFFGWLSDKIGRKPIILFSTGFTVIASYPLFKFVSSGSVENALIGQIVFAVVVAGFMSILPTTLVEIFPTQIRNTGYSIGYNLPFAIFGGTAPLISTYLIKITGDINSPAFYLIFAASIAFIAGITLKETAKEPLR
- a CDS encoding TrkH family potassium uptake protein, translating into MNNFRILPVLKILSFILFILSLTTFTLPLFYSIYTEDQEILCYIVPIFITLFFYSVLIPVKTVKLSEKEALFIAVSIWFIFPLLTTLSYELSGYIHDPIDSYFESVSGFTTTGASILTDIEELPKSLLLLRSITNWVGGVGFVVLAVSFLSTKMPVGRAIVKFESSKIIEERVEPRVKEVSKIVISVYLMLTLVQIILLLLTGCNLYDAAAFTFSTVATGGFAPYNASVSALHNVYAEIIITVFMFLGAVNLQLYYIAFKTGSIKRFFADSEVIVYTGIILFSTAFATFILYETNTYNSISESLRYGLFQIVSAATTTGFSTADYTNWHPSILSLMMIITLIGAVGGSTGGGIKIFRLIFILKVVTGEIKRIIHPKIVYKPYIKGKPLDISTVNTFWAFLSLYLFSLLFFGFILTIGGHDLITSFSASVACITSLGPGLGEVGPASNFSSFSDFEKLVLSFEMIFGRLEIIPVISFLFVRNL